A stretch of Xenopus laevis strain J_2021 chromosome 8S, Xenopus_laevis_v10.1, whole genome shotgun sequence DNA encodes these proteins:
- the napb.S gene encoding NSF attachment protein beta S homeolog, whose translation MDNSGKEKEALQLLAEADKKVKSSQSFFSGLFGGSSKMEEACELYGRAANMFKMAKNWSAAGNAFCQAAQIHLQVQSKHDAATNFVDAGNAFKKSDPQEAINCLLRAIEIYTDMGRFTIAAKHHISIAEIYESELVDIEKAIAHYEQAADYYKGEESNSSANKCLLKVATYAAQLEQYQKAVEIYEQVGTNAMDSPLLKYSAKDYFFKAALCHFCIDMLNAKLALQKYEEMFPAFTDSRECKLVKKLLDAHEEQSVDSYTDAVKEYDSISRLDQWLTTMLLRVKKTIQGEEEDLR comes from the exons ATGGATAACTCTGGGAAGGAAAAGGAGGCTCTGCAGCTCCTGGCTGAGGCTGACAAGAAGGTGAAGTCATCCCAGTCATTCTTTTCAGGGCTCTTTGG TGGTTCCTCAAAAATGGAAGAAGCATGTGAACTTTATGGTCGGGCTGCCAACATGTTTAAGATGGCCAAGAACTGGAGTG CTGCTGGCAATGCCTTCTGCCAGGCTGCCCAGATCCACCTTCAGGTTCAAAGCAAGCATGATGCAGCCACTAACTTTGTGGATGCTGGAAATGCATTCAAGAAATCTGACCCCCAGG agGCGATTAACTGTCTGCTTCGAGCAATAGAGATCTACACTGACATG GGAAGATTTACCATTGCCGCCAAACATCACATTTCCATAGCAGAGATCTACGAGTCAGAGCTGGTTGACATAGAGAAG GCAATAGCACATTATGAGCAAGCAGCAGACTACTACAAGGGAGAGGAATCCAACAG TTCAGCCAACAAGTGTTTGTTAAAAGTCGCTACCTATGCTGCACAGCTGGAGCAATATCAGAAAGCTGTTGAAATTTATGAGCAG GTTGGTACCAATGCCATGGACAGCCCACTTTTGAAATACAGCGCCAAAGATTATTTTTTCAAAGCTGCCCTTTGCCATTTCTGCATCGACATGCTCAATGCCAAG TTGGCACTCCAGAAATATGAGGAAATGTTCCCAGCTTTCACTGATTCAAGGGAATGCAAATTAGTTAAG AAGCTCCTCGATGCTCATGAAGAGCAAAGTGTGGACAGTTACACAGATGCG GTGAAAGAATATGACTCAATCTCCCGCTTGGACCAGTGGCTGACGACCATGCTGTTGCGTGTAAAAAAGACCATCCAGGGAGAAGAGGAGGATTTACGTTAA